Proteins encoded within one genomic window of Gadus chalcogrammus isolate NIFS_2021 chromosome 6, NIFS_Gcha_1.0, whole genome shotgun sequence:
- the LOC130384723 gene encoding LOW QUALITY PROTEIN: STAM-binding protein-like A (The sequence of the model RefSeq protein was modified relative to this genomic sequence to represent the inferred CDS: inserted 1 base in 1 codon), which translates to MADHNDISLPPEERVRALTKKGSSVEVSDDMPPRRYFRSGMEMIRMALIYTEEGNIERAFVLYNKYITLFIEKLPKHREYKTANIPEKKDTLKKLKDIAFPQAEVLKKALLKRFEQEYAEFLVKKKAEDLSLAREQSKRRALEAERERVVELQRRQREQEQFSAFEDLIRXQELEKERQRVVQEFAAPGTPPPEAPILAGLQGPPPAYSTVSPATPPPESHGDLPGGASNLYIDPPAYTPGTTAPSAPPTFDRSLKPGSLASPDNNCNMVDALRQLVVPGELCRSFLRLAEANTTRAVETCGILCGKLNRNAFTVTHVIVPKQSGGPDYCDTENEEELFLIQDQYDLITLGWIHTHPTQTAFLSSVDLHTHCSYQMMLPEAIAIVCSPKFNEIGYYRLTDRGTEEISTCKQKSFHPHSKDPPLFTHAGHINITDATVSMLDLR; encoded by the exons ATGGCGGACCACAATGACATAAGCCTGCCTCCGGAGGAGCGGGTCCGGGCCCTCACAAAAAAGGGGAGCTCGGTGGAGGTGAGCGATGACATGCCCCCCCGTCGATATTTCCGCTCCGGCATGGAGATGATCCGCATGGCGCTTATCTACACGGAGGAGGGCAACATCGAGCGTGCCTTTGTCCTGTATAATAAGTACATCAC GCTGTTTATCGAGAAGCTTCCCAAACACAGGGAGTACAAAACTGCTAATATTCCGGAGAAGAAGGACACACTAAAG AAACTTAAGGACATTGCGTTCCCTCAAGCGGAAGTGCTGAAGAAAGCTCTGCTGAAGAGATTTGAACAGGAGTACGCAGAGTTCCTTGTGAAAAAG AAGGCCGAGGACCTGTCCCTGGCGAGGGAGCAGTCCAAGCGGCGGGCCCTTGAGGCGGAGCGGGAGCGCGTGGTGGAGCTCCAGCGGCGGCAGCGGGAGCAGGAGCAGTTCAGCGCCTTCGAGGACCTCATCC cgcaggagctggagaaggagcgccAGCGGGTGGTGCAGGAGTTCGCCGCCCCGGGCACCCCTCCCCCCGAAGCCCCCATCCTCGCCGGCCTCCAGGGGCCCCCGCCGGCCTACTCGACGGTCTCTCCCGCCACGCCCCCCCCGGAGAGCCACGGCGACCTGCCGGGGGGCGCCAGCAACCTTTACATCGACCCCCCCGCGTACACCCCTGGCACAACCGCCCCTTCTGCACCCCCCACCTTTGACCGGTCGCTCAAGCCTGGCTCGCTGGCCAGTCCGGACAACAACT GTAACATGGTGGATGCCTTGCGGCAGCTGGTCGTGCCGGGCGAGCTGTGCCGGAGCTTCCTGAGGCTGGCCGAGGCGAACACGACCAGAGCGGTGGAGACCTGTGGCATCCTGTGTGGCAAACTG AACCGGAATGCCTTCACTGTGACCCACGTCATCGTCCCCAAGCAGTCCGGGGGGCCTGACTACTGTGACACTGAAAACGAGGAGGAGCTCTTCCTCATCCAGGACCAGTATGACCTCATCACTCTGGGCTGGATTCAC ACCCACCCCACACAGACAGCCTTCCTGTCCAGCGtggacctccacacacactgctcctaCCAGATGATGCTGCCGGAGGCCATCGCTATCGTCTGCTCACCAAAGTTCAACGA GATTGGCTACTACCGCCTAACAGACCGTGGAACAGAGGAGATCTCCACATGTAAACAGAAGAGCTTTCACCCGCACAGCAAAGACCCTCCTCTTTTCACA CATGCGGGCCATATCAACATCACAGATGCCACAGTTTCCATGTTGGACCTGCGGTAA